A region of the Methanobrevibacter ruminantium M1 genome:
AAAACTTCATCTGAAGATTCTTCATTAACTATAGGCCCTGAATATTCTTCAATATACTCCTCTTCAATATAAACTTCTTCAATAGGGGCATCTTCATAAATATCTTCTAAAGAATCATCATGTTCAACAAAAAATCTCTTCTAATGGAGCATCCTCATAAACAATCTCTTCATTAGGCTCATGCTCAACAAAAATCTCTTCTACAGGAGCATCCTCATAAACAATATTTTCATTAGGCTCATGCTCAACAATAATCTCATCTATAGAGCCGTCATCATGCTCAACAAAAATCTCCTCAACAGACTCATGCTCTACATAAATATCATCATCAGAATCATGCTCCACAAAGATCTCCTCTACAGGAACATCATCATATTCAATATAAACTTCCTCTAAAGGAACTTCACCATCCTCAATATAGACCTCTTCAACTAAAGAGCCGTCCTCATCCACATAAATCTCATTAGAGCCCTCATAGCTGCCATACTCCAGCTCTTGAATAAAGTCATCCAAGTCTTCAAATTCATAGTCCTCTTCAACGAATCCTTCATAGCTATTGACCACATTATATTCGTGGTCCTTTTCAACAAAGCTTGGAACGACTTCCTTAATGCTCTCAATGACATAAGACTTGAATACATTAAACATGATTGACTTAAAGTTCTCAGGAGAGTCTGCCTCCTCATCAAAAGGAATCTCCAAGGTGTCCTTAGAGAGGAAAAGCTTATCATGAATGTGATGGCCCAGCAATGTCATCAAAGCCTGAAGCCACTTCAATGATTGTTGACTTCTCATTTACAAATCCGTTTTCAACGACCTTATCCAAGTCTCCATCGGTTATTCCAATTATTGGAATATCAAAACGATAAAGAATATCTGAGGCCACAAGGGAAGTATCATCCCCTATTGTAACAACCAAATCAAAGTCCTTGAACTTATAGATGTCATAAGCTGCATGATCCACATAAGCAACCTTAAAGGAATAGTCATCTTCTGAAATCTCACCTGAATAGATATGCCTTTCTGTATCCTTAAGTGAAATGTCCTTATTTGATAAGACTCTCGGATTTACATCATCAGACTTTCTAAGAAGACCTGTTTTAACTATGACCCTCTCCAGATCAACAGGACCTAGCTTTTCAAGTCCGTGATACTTAATAGTTCCATTTATAATGTCGGCAATCAATCCGTCACGGGCAACCAAGACAATGGAATCTCCATTGGAATAGCCTACAACTATGCCGTTTATGAAGATGTTCTCATCAGGGCTTACTCCATGAATCTTACGGTAGGTGTAATGGCTGATGTCATAATCATCATATGAACGTAATATTTTCTCAATGTCCTCTTCATCTTTCCTTTCCTGATTATTGGAGAAATAATTGGATACGACTTCCTCTGGTGTGACTTCTACTAAATTTAAGGAAGTTTTTAAATGATCGAATAATTCTTCAAAGTTAAAGGATAATGATTCCACCATATTCTTCTTTCCCAATCCCAATTTGAATCTGCCTTTACGGCTTTTGCTTAGCTGCTCATTCAATTCTGTATTCCAGCTGATTATTGAGCCGTCCTCTTCTCCAGGACGTTCAATTTGAATTACAGGAACGCTTGCATCATATAAAGGCTTATGATTGGTAGCAAGATAATCCTCATTTGAAATCTGCTTAAAGTAATGGTTGAAAACCTTATATCCAAAGACTCTGCCAGTTTCAGGGGACTTTCCATAATTCAATAGGAAGATTATATCAACACCTTCCCTATTGAAGAGTTCCAAAGATTGGCTAGGGAGTAATTTTAAGGATATGTCTATGGCATCCTCTAAAGCAGCGTCAATAACTGCAGTCCTGCCCATAGTTCCGCCTAAACGACAATGGACATTTCCATAATTAGATAAAATATCAATAATTTTTATAGCCCAGCCAGAATCTATGATTCCGGGGCCATGTACAACAACTCCAATTTCCATATTGCACACCAAATATAGTTTAGTAGTTTTTTGAATTGATTAAATCGAAAATTCAGTCTTTTGAATGATTTAATCAAATTTTTGTCTTTTATAGTTTCTCAAAATTGAATAAAAATTCGTATTCTATAGTTATAAATGCTTAAATAAGTATAATAAAAACACAATTTTTAAAATAGCAATTAATATGCCATTGTTCTTAAAAATAAAAAATTCAACCCATTGTTCTTAAAATATAAAAAGTTCATCAATTATTTAAATTAGTAAGTTTTAATTCTTCGTTTAAATACTTTAGACCCGCATATCTCACAGTCATCAAATGGATAATCTGCAGGATACTCCTTTTTACAGCCTTCACAGGTCTTTTTCCAATTATAAACTCCTTTTATTCCTTCAGTTATAATGCTTTCATAGGGAATATCAAGGATTTTTAAAACATTTTGCATAGAATAGTCATCAGTTAAGACCTTAATCTCTTTGCCTTCATCCAATAAAGCCAAAGCAACAGCCAATAGCTTTTTATCAGGACCTGATAACCTTAAGTCATCACCAGATTTGGCAATGGTTTCATCTAATTTATCCAAGAACTCCTTTTGGGCCTCTTGAATTATAATTTTACCATCATCTATGGCTTGATTTAATATTAGTCGTGATTTTAAGTCTTTAACCTCATCAGTTATTTCAGAAACTGTAATGTTAAAATCTGATTTCGGTTCAAATCCATTTATAAATGCAGATGCATCTAAGACATAATATAAATCACTCATAAATATATTTTAGTAAAATGAATTAATAAATTTAATTATATTTTTCTGGCCAGTAATAAAAATTAAAGTAAAACTTTGAATAAATAATAATTCTAAAAAAAAATCTCATAAATAAAAATAACAAAAAACTATTTAAAATTTAAATCTCATATGATTAATAGTAATTATAAAAAAACAAGTTTTAGGTATTTAAAAAATAGCAGGTGATTTAGATGAAAAGTGAAACAATGGAATTACATAAGAAGAAAGCTCCAATAAAGGTTTCATGTGGAATTATAACACTTAGTGACAGATTCTCAAATGACAAAGAGGGAAAGGAAAAAGACTTATCCGGAAAATACTTGATTGATGAATTAAGCAAAAAATACGATGTTGACGATTACACAATCATTCCCGATGAAAAGGACATATTAAAAGACACCATAGAATCAATGATAGATAATGGAATAGATGTAATAATCACAACAGGTGGAACAGGCCTTGAATCAAGGGACATAACCATTGAAACTGTAGAACCTTTATTTGAAAAGGAAATGAAAGGATTTGGTGAAATATTCAGAGCAATTTCATATGAAGAATTAGGGGCGGGATCCCTTTTATCAAGGGCAACAGCAGGAGTTTATAAAAAGACACTCATATTCTGCATGCCAGGATCTCCTAATGCAGTAAAAACAGGAATGAAAATATTCTATGAAGAATTAGGGCATCTTAAAAAACATGCACAAAAATAGAATTTAAAAAAATTAAACCTTTTCTTTAGACAAAACCATTTCTTAGAAAAAATAGAAAAAATTAAACCTTTTCTTTAGACAAAACCATTTCTTAGAAAAAATAGAAAAAATAAACCCTTTTCTAGAAAAGATAAGAAAAAAATAAAACAGTTCTTTAAAAAAGATAAGAAAAAATAAAAAAAAGAAAAAAACATTTGATATAAATCAATTATTCAAAAAATTCGCTAACGGAAATTAAAGGTTCTAATGTAATTCCCTCATTTGCAAAGGTCTCCATTGCACCTTCTTCCCTGTCTACAACAACAAAAGCTTTTTGAACTACTCCACCATTATCAACTATTGCATTAATGGCCTTTAGTAAAGAACCTCCAGTTGTAGTAACGTCTTCAACAAGGATTACCTTATCCCCTTCATTCAAATCTCCTTCGATTAATTTAGAAGTTCCATAGCCTTTTTTCTCTTTTCTAATCATAAGGAGCGGTTTTTTAGATTCCAAAGAAACAGCAGTTGCAATAGGAACGGCTCCTAAAGCAGGTCCTGCAATCTTATCTGTATCATCATCAATCTTTTCATTGATTAGCTTTGCAATTGTAGACAAGATTTCAGGCTCTGTTATAGCTCTTTTCATATTGACATAATAGTTGCTTTTCTTTCCTGAAGCAAGAGTGAATTCCCCTTGTTCAAATACTTTGTTTTCCTTAAGAATTTCAATTAAATATTCTTTAGATACCATGCACATCACTGAAATTAAATAAAACAGTTAAGATTCTTATTAAACCACTTATAATTGGTTTTTCAAATCTTGAATCTCATCAGCCATTTGATCTAGGTCTTCTCCGAATGCATCTTTTAAAAGAATCTTATCACCGATTTTGCTTATCATATCAAAAGGAATGACCAATTCGCTTTTAGAAATGTTTAAGCTTTCCTGAATACCTCCTTTAGAGACAATGATTGATTCAATAATATTATCCTCAACATCAATATCAACATCAACGACTTTTCCCATAACGGTTACATCAGTTCCTAAGACTTCTTTACCAATTAATTCCTTTGCAATTCTCATAAAAAGCCTCCTTTATATAAAATAAGTTCAAATAATCATTAATTGAAAAACTTTCTTATGGAAAGTTGTTTAAAAACTTATTGATTAATATATCTTTTATTCTAATCAATTAATAAATATTTTGTTAGAATTAAGTTAAAGAATGATAAAAAGAAAAAAAGCTTTTTGCTAGAATTAACTTAAAGAATGATAAAAAGAAAAAAGTCTTTTGTTAGAATTAAGTTAAAGAATGATAAAAAGAAAAAAAGCTTTTTGCTAGAATTAACTTAAAGAATGATAAAAAGAAAAAAGTCTTTTGTTAGAATTAAGTTAAAGAATGATAAAAAGAAAAAAAAGTTTTTTGTTGGAATTCCATCTGAAATTAAACATTTGGCAATAGAACATTTAATCTCAAACAGAACCCCAACAATTCTAATATGAGGTACGAATAATTAAATAAAACTAAAAAATAAAAATAGGAATAAATAATTAAAACATATATTCCAATCAATAATAAAAAAGATATAAGGATTTAATTAATCCTCATTATTCCAGTTTAATGCGCCGTAGGCAACACAAACCAATGTCATTCCAATGAGTAAAACATAAACTCCCCAAATCCAAGGATCTTCTATTCCAAAAACCATCATGATATCACCTTATTCTTCAGAAAGTCCCTCAAATGACCTTTTAATTACTTTTTCATCCATCGGAGGTGAAAGCAAGCTTACAACAACTGTAAATATTACAGAAACAGGTATTGCAAATACCATCACATCAATTGAATACCAAGGCATTACATTAATCAGCATGTCCATACCAGTTAAGGCCTTACAGATTCCAAGGCCAACAGCAGTTTTCTTATATACAAATACAAGCAAGAAAAGACTTGTGAATGTACCGGATAAAAGACCTGCAATTGCCCCTTTTCTTGTTGCACGTTTCCAGAATAAGGCTGCACAATAGACCGGAAGGAATGCTGCTGCACATAATCCCATAAAGAGAGATGTACCAAGAGCTACAATACCTCCAGGCAAAATAAGACCAATGATTAAAGACAACACTACAGCAATCAAAATACCTAATTGGCTAACTGAAATAAATCCTATTCTAGTTTCCTCTTTTGAAGAGCCTTCCAAAATCTCCTCATCAGTATATTCGCGGGTAGTTCCTCTGTTTTTAAATGCGTCTACAATATCGTGACCTAATGCAGTACCTTGAGTGTGATACTGTGAGGAAAGGGTTGACATTGCCGCTGCAAGCAAGGACAAGAGGAATATGTATACAAACCATTCAGGAAGTGCAGTTGAGATGAATGTAGGGATGATTGAATCCATATTTCCACCTACATAGTCAATTGCAATCTGACCGAAGTTCTGATAGAAGTATACGTTACATAATGAACCTACGATATAAGCGGTACCGGTCATAACAGCAATGAAGACAGCTCCAATCAAGAGGGACCTGTGCAATTCCTTATTGGATTTTACAGTCATGAACCTTACTGCAAGCTGTGGCTGAGCTAATGCTCCAATACCTACACCCATGATGATAGTGGTTACGAGAGTCCACCAGAATGGGCTTCCCAGTTTAGGGAAGCTTGTCCAGCCTGTACCACCTTCTGCCAAGGCATCAGGAGGATATAGGTGAGCCATGTTTGTAAGTGCAGTGTTTGCTTCAGTAACACCGCCCAATACCCAATAGATGAATACAAGAAGAATCAACATTCCGATAAACATGATTGTTCCTTGCAATGCGTCAGTATACATAACACCCTTCAAACCGCCGAAAAGCACATATCCACAAATTACGACAGCCAATATGAAAAGGGCCAGATTAAAGTCAAGCATTAAAGAACTTTCCATAAATCTTGCTGCACCGATAAGAACCACTGCCGCATAAATCGGCATAGCACAGAAGATTAAAACTCCACTAAAGTATTGTATGAATTTACTATCGAATCTGCGGCCTAA
Encoded here:
- a CDS encoding MogA/MoaB family molybdenum cofactor biosynthesis protein; this encodes MKSETMELHKKKAPIKVSCGIITLSDRFSNDKEGKEKDLSGKYLIDELSKKYDVDDYTIIPDEKDILKDTIESMIDNGIDVIITTGGTGLESRDITIETVEPLFEKEMKGFGEIFRAISYEELGAGSLLSRATAGVYKKTLIFCMPGSPNAVKTGMKIFYEELGHLKKHAQK
- a CDS encoding DUF2117 domain-containing protein; translated protein: MEIGVVVHGPGIIDSGWAIKIIDILSNYGNVHCRLGGTMGRTAVIDAALEDAIDISLKLLPSQSLELFNREGVDIIFLLNYGKSPETGRVFGYKVFNHYFKQISNEDYLATNHKPLYDASVPVIQIERPGEEDGSIISWNTELNEQLSKSRKGRFKLGLGKKNMVESLSFNFEELFDHLKTSLNLVEVTPEEVVSNYFSNNQERKDEEDIEKILRSYDDYDISHYTYRKIHGVSPDENIFINGIVVGYSNGDSIVLVARDGLIADIINGTIKYHGLEKLGPVDLERVIVKTGLLRKSDDVNPRVLSNKDISLKDTERHIYSGEISEDDYSFKVAYVDHAAYDIYKFKDFDLVVTIGDDTSLVASDILYRFDIPIIGITDGDLDKVVENGFVNEKSTIIEVASGFDDIAGPSHS
- a CDS encoding PRC-barrel domain-containing protein — its product is MRIAKELIGKEVLGTDVTVMGKVVDVDIDVEDNIIESIIVSKGGIQESLNISKSELVIPFDMISKIGDKILLKDAFGEDLDQMADEIQDLKNQL
- a CDS encoding type II toxin-antitoxin system VapC family toxin, whose amino-acid sequence is MSDLYYVLDASAFINGFEPKSDFNITVSEITDEVKDLKSRLILNQAIDDGKIIIQEAQKEFLDKLDETIAKSGDDLRLSGPDKKLLAVALALLDEGKEIKVLTDDYSMQNVLKILDIPYESIITEGIKGVYNWKKTCEGCKKEYPADYPFDDCEICGSKVFKRRIKTY
- a CDS encoding symporter small accessory protein, with product MMVFGIEDPWIWGVYVLLIGMTLVCVAYGALNWNNED
- a CDS encoding sodium:solute symporter family protein, encoding MNYFLLGIVFIVYFLMVGYVGYLAWKRTNSSEDFLVAGRETHPYIMALSYGATFISTAAIVGFGGVAGKYGMGILWLAFLNILVGIFIAFVFFGKRTRKMGKNLNSLTFPEFLGRRFDSKFIQYFSGVLIFCAMPIYAAVVLIGAARFMESSLMLDFNLALFILAVVICGYVLFGGLKGVMYTDALQGTIMFIGMLILLVFIYWVLGGVTEANTALTNMAHLYPPDALAEGGTGWTSFPKLGSPFWWTLVTTIIMGVGIGALAQPQLAVRFMTVKSNKELHRSLLIGAVFIAVMTGTAYIVGSLCNVYFYQNFGQIAIDYVGGNMDSIIPTFISTALPEWFVYIFLLSLLAAAMSTLSSQYHTQGTALGHDIVDAFKNRGTTREYTDEEILEGSSKEETRIGFISVSQLGILIAVVLSLIIGLILPGGIVALGTSLFMGLCAAAFLPVYCAALFWKRATRKGAIAGLLSGTFTSLFLLVFVYKKTAVGLGICKALTGMDMLINVMPWYSIDVMVFAIPVSVIFTVVVSLLSPPMDEKVIKRSFEGLSEE
- the pyrE gene encoding orotate phosphoribosyltransferase, whose translation is MVSKEYLIEILKENKVFEQGEFTLASGKKSNYYVNMKRAITEPEILSTIAKLINEKIDDDTDKIAGPALGAVPIATAVSLESKKPLLMIRKEKKGYGTSKLIEGDLNEGDKVILVEDVTTTGGSLLKAINAIVDNGGVVQKAFVVVDREEGAMETFANEGITLEPLISVSEFFE